The bacterium genome has a segment encoding these proteins:
- a CDS encoding phosphatidate cytidylyltransferase, whose protein sequence is MNSLRQDPGQADRETPWRRFVRANIVPRVLVILVGVPLLVLAALRGGLVFRMLIGVLILQGLREFTAMTAAKGYGPCKPLSLAVGLACAWAGASSGSHLPLVLAVAIVLVMIVELFRREIRHPIVITGNTILGALYVGWLGSFIVQLRELPSPPGAGYDLGLRALGLMAAITWACDTFAYLVGVAVGSRPLLERVSPRKSLEGALGGVLGAVAAGVTASATFAPFISLAQGALIGLAGSVLAQAGDLVESLLKRDAGIKDTAGLLPGHGGVLDRMDSVLFTAPFVYFVIVRLTEYRG, encoded by the coding sequence GTGAACTCCCTGCGACAGGATCCCGGACAAGCGGATCGAGAGACGCCGTGGCGGCGCTTCGTGCGCGCCAACATCGTGCCGCGCGTGCTGGTGATTCTCGTCGGCGTCCCCCTGCTGGTCCTGGCGGCGCTCCGGGGCGGCCTCGTCTTCCGCATGCTGATCGGCGTGCTGATCCTGCAGGGTTTGCGCGAATTCACCGCGATGACCGCCGCGAAGGGCTACGGACCCTGCAAGCCGTTGAGCCTGGCCGTCGGCCTGGCGTGTGCCTGGGCCGGCGCGAGCAGCGGCTCCCATCTGCCGCTGGTCCTGGCGGTGGCGATCGTGCTCGTCATGATCGTCGAGTTGTTTCGTAGGGAAATTCGCCATCCTATTGTAATAACGGGGAATACGATACTCGGAGCTTTGTATGTGGGGTGGCTGGGCAGTTTCATCGTGCAGCTGCGCGAATTGCCGTCACCCCCGGGAGCGGGTTACGACCTGGGCTTGCGGGCCCTGGGGCTCATGGCCGCGATCACCTGGGCATGCGACACCTTCGCCTACCTGGTGGGGGTCGCCGTGGGTTCCCGCCCGCTGCTCGAGCGGGTCAGTCCCCGGAAATCCCTGGAGGGCGCCCTCGGAGGCGTGCTGGGAGCCGTCGCGGCGGGCGTCACGGCTTCAGCGACCTTCGCGCCGTTCATCTCCCTGGCGCAGGGGGCGCTCATCGGCCTGGCCGGGTCGGTGCTGGCCCAGGCCGGGGATCTCGTGGAGTCGCTGCTGAAGAGGGATGCGGGCATCAAGGACACGGCGGGGCTTCTGCCCGGTCACGGCGGCGTGCTCGACCGCATG
- the uppS gene encoding di-trans,poly-cis-decaprenylcistransferase produces the protein MSSGTDNTDAAPLDGLRDEVKRRGGVPRHVAVIMDGNGRWARRRRLPRIAGHRAGRHAVRQTLEACGRLGVDYLTLYTFSQENWKRPQAEVGALWGFLEEALAAERDELARKNVRLVASGELDIIPERAREALASTIVALSGNTGLTLNLALAYGGRTEILRACAILARRVAAGELDPAAIDEDVFRSGLYAPDIPDPDLVIRTSGEYRLSNFLIWQTAYSEIYFTPVYWPDFGEKDLLEAIADFQGRERRFGDVNGEGGGEGEGGGRSIFDPARWKKMLKVRS, from the coding sequence ATGTCCTCCGGAACGGACAATACCGACGCCGCCCCGCTGGACGGACTGCGGGATGAGGTGAAACGCCGCGGCGGCGTTCCTCGTCACGTGGCCGTGATCATGGACGGCAACGGCCGCTGGGCCAGGCGTCGGCGCTTGCCCCGCATCGCCGGGCATCGCGCGGGCCGCCATGCGGTGCGCCAGACCCTCGAAGCCTGCGGACGCCTCGGCGTCGATTATCTCACACTCTACACGTTCTCGCAGGAAAACTGGAAGCGTCCCCAGGCCGAGGTCGGCGCCCTCTGGGGCTTTCTCGAGGAAGCCCTCGCGGCCGAGCGCGATGAGCTGGCCCGCAAGAACGTTCGCCTGGTCGCCAGCGGCGAGTTGGACATCATCCCGGAACGCGCGCGCGAAGCCCTGGCAAGCACGATCGTCGCCCTGTCCGGCAACACCGGCCTGACCCTGAACCTGGCGCTGGCCTATGGCGGGCGCACCGAGATCCTGCGGGCCTGCGCGATCCTGGCCCGCCGCGTCGCCGCGGGGGAGCTGGACCCCGCCGCCATCGACGAAGACGTGTTCCGCAGCGGACTATACGCCCCGGACATTCCCGACCCGGACCTTGTAATCCGCACCAGCGGCGAGTACCGGCTCAGCAATTTTCTCATCTGGCAGACGGCTTATTCCGAGATCTACTTCACTCCCGTTTACTGGCCTGACTTCGGCGAAAAGGATCTGCTCGAGGCGATCGCGGATTTCCAGGGCCGGGAGCGGCGCTTCGGAGACGTGAACGGCGAGGGCGGCGGCGAGGGGGAAGGTGGCGGTCGCTCCATCTTCGATCCCGCCCGCTGGAAGAAGATGTTGAAGGTCAGGTCGTGA
- the frr gene encoding ribosome recycling factor, whose translation MTNDHTQEAELEMAEAVEKLALRLTTIRTGKASPALLDSVRVEYYGTMTPLKQLANVGAPEPRLLTIAPFDRSVLRDIEKSIRAADLGLNPNSDGVLIRVPIPELTEDRRRDLSKTVREYGEQGKIAVRKARQQVNDQIKKDDDLTEDEQHDSRDEIQKLTDRFCDEIDTIIKRKEAEIMEI comes from the coding sequence ATGACGAACGATCACACCCAGGAAGCCGAGCTGGAAATGGCCGAAGCCGTCGAGAAGCTTGCTCTCCGGCTGACGACCATACGCACGGGCAAGGCGTCTCCCGCCCTGCTGGACTCGGTTCGCGTCGAATACTACGGCACGATGACACCACTGAAGCAACTGGCCAACGTGGGCGCGCCAGAGCCCCGACTGCTGACCATCGCGCCTTTCGACCGCAGCGTGCTCAGGGACATCGAGAAGTCGATCCGCGCCGCCGATCTGGGTCTCAACCCCAACAGTGACGGCGTGCTGATCCGCGTGCCCATCCCCGAGCTGACCGAGGATCGGCGCCGCGACCTCAGCAAGACCGTCCGCGAGTACGGCGAGCAGGGCAAGATAGCCGTCCGCAAGGCCCGCCAGCAGGTGAACGATCAGATCAAGAAGGACGACGATCTCACCGAGGACGAGCAGCATGACTCGCGCGACGAGATCCAGAAACTGACCGACCGCTTCTGCGACGAGATCGATACGATCATCAAGCGCAAGGAAGCGGAGATCATGGAGATCTAG
- the pyrH gene encoding UMP kinase, producing MPVKGAGVATRYSRILLKLSGESLGSDEGPFDHQRLSGLAQHISRIAGEGIEIGIVVGGGNLFRARSANLDVLNRVTADHVGMLATLMNATVLRDYLRAEGARSVILSPREVPPLSRSFSLDLALPLFKSGTVLIFGGGTGNPFFTTDTAAALRAVEIEADVLLKGTQVDGVYDKDPLQHTDAVRFDFLTYDEVLDRRLGVMDLTAITLCKENGVPIEVFDISDPRNIMRLLNGEIAGTRVAKEPKP from the coding sequence ATGCCCGTGAAGGGAGCCGGCGTGGCCACGCGCTATTCACGTATCCTGCTCAAGCTCAGCGGCGAGAGCCTCGGCTCCGACGAGGGCCCTTTCGATCACCAGCGCCTGAGCGGCCTGGCGCAGCACATCAGCCGGATCGCGGGCGAGGGTATCGAGATCGGGATCGTGGTCGGCGGCGGCAATCTCTTCCGCGCCCGTTCCGCCAACCTGGACGTGCTCAACCGCGTCACGGCAGACCACGTGGGCATGCTGGCCACTTTGATGAACGCCACCGTGCTCCGCGATTACCTGCGCGCGGAAGGCGCCCGCTCGGTCATCCTGTCGCCGCGCGAGGTCCCCCCGCTGTCGCGCTCTTTCTCCCTCGACCTGGCCCTGCCGCTGTTCAAGTCCGGCACCGTGCTGATCTTCGGCGGCGGCACCGGCAATCCCTTCTTCACCACCGACACCGCCGCCGCCCTGCGCGCCGTGGAGATCGAGGCCGACGTGCTGCTCAAGGGGACCCAGGTAGACGGCGTCTACGACAAGGATCCGCTGCAGCACACGGACGCCGTGCGGTTCGATTTTCTCACCTACGACGAGGTCCTCGACCGGCGACTGGGCGTGATGGACCTGACCGCCATCACCCTCTGCAAGGAGAATGGCGTTCCCATAGAGGTCTTCGATATCTCCGATCCCCGCAACATCATGCGCCTGTTGAACGGTGAAATAGCCGGCACCCGGGTAGCCAAGGAGCCGAAGCCATGA
- the tsf gene encoding translation elongation factor Ts, with protein MDITAKMVADLRKQTNAGMMDCKKALIECEGDIEQATDHLRKKGIAKAAGKSGRTTANGLVESYIHPGGQIGVLVEINCETDFVARTDEFKAFVHDVAMHIAATGPQGLDRASIDAAVVEKETEIYRAQMREEGKPDNIIDKIVQGKIDKFYAEVCLLEQKFVKDPDMTIMDLVKSKIGSLGENMEIKRFVRFEIGG; from the coding sequence ATGGATATCACCGCCAAGATGGTCGCGGATCTGCGCAAGCAGACCAACGCGGGCATGATGGACTGCAAGAAGGCCCTGATCGAATGCGAGGGCGATATAGAGCAGGCCACGGACCATCTCCGCAAGAAGGGCATCGCCAAGGCCGCCGGCAAGTCCGGCCGCACCACCGCCAACGGTCTCGTGGAATCCTACATCCATCCCGGCGGACAGATCGGCGTCCTGGTCGAGATCAACTGCGAGACGGACTTCGTGGCACGCACCGACGAGTTCAAGGCCTTCGTGCACGACGTCGCCATGCACATCGCGGCGACCGGGCCGCAGGGCCTCGACCGCGCGTCGATCGACGCCGCCGTCGTGGAGAAGGAGACCGAGATCTACCGCGCCCAGATGAGGGAAGAGGGCAAGCCCGACAATATCATTGACAAGATCGTTCAGGGTAAGATAGACAAGTTCTACGCTGAGGTCTGTCTGCTGGAACAGAAGTTCGTGAAGGATCCGGACATGACGATAATGGATCTCGTCAAGTCGAAGATCGGGTCTCTCGGTGAGAACATGGAGATCAAGCGATTCGTCCGTTTCGAGATCGGCGGATAA
- the rpsB gene encoding 30S ribosomal protein S2: MAEIGLRDLLEAGVHFGHQTRKWNPKMRPYIFIARNGIYIIDLQKTLRAIRNASNFLQKVASKGGTVLFVGTKKQAKVAVRDMAERCGMPYVTERWLGGMLTNWQTISKRVAKLDEIESLRNTGKIEQFSKKEQLEINRSFEKLNKNLGGIRTMKGLPSAVFVIDTVEEETAVREANKLGIPVIGIVDTNSDPDIVHFPIPGNDDAIRAISLYARVVADAIAEGRSARTEGEEVAVEVQPDAPEVAKPTKVTLDDVDSGKSEEAIGQ, translated from the coding sequence ATGGCAGAAATCGGCTTGAGGGATCTGCTCGAAGCCGGTGTCCACTTCGGTCATCAGACGCGCAAGTGGAACCCGAAGATGCGTCCCTACATCTTCATCGCCCGCAACGGCATCTATATCATCGACCTGCAGAAGACGCTCCGGGCAATCAGGAACGCCAGCAATTTCCTGCAGAAAGTCGCCAGCAAGGGCGGCACCGTGCTCTTCGTGGGCACCAAGAAGCAGGCCAAGGTCGCCGTGCGCGACATGGCCGAGCGGTGCGGCATGCCCTACGTGACCGAGCGCTGGCTAGGCGGCATGCTCACCAACTGGCAGACCATCAGCAAGCGCGTGGCCAAGCTCGACGAGATCGAGAGCCTGCGCAACACGGGCAAGATCGAACAGTTCTCCAAGAAGGAACAGCTCGAGATCAACCGCAGCTTCGAGAAGCTCAACAAGAACCTCGGCGGCATCCGTACCATGAAGGGATTGCCGTCCGCGGTCTTCGTGATCGATACGGTCGAGGAGGAAACCGCGGTCCGCGAGGCCAACAAGCTGGGCATACCCGTGATCGGCATCGTGGACACCAACAGCGATCCCGACATCGTGCATTTTCCGATTCCCGGTAACGACGACGCGATCCGCGCCATATCGCTCTACGCTCGGGTCGTCGCCGATGCGATTGCCGAAGGCCGCTCCGCCCGCACCGAGGGCGAGGAGGTCGCGGTCGAGGTGCAGCCGGACGCTCCCGAGGTGGCCAAACCCACCAAGGTGACACTCGACGACGTGGACAGCGGCAAGAGCGAAGAGGCCATCGGCCAGTGA
- the rpsI gene encoding 30S ribosomal protein S9, with the protein MSERFYATGRRKTSVARVWVTPGGNGKITVNSKPAEEYFDATRIQAINEPLDALAEDLAFDIWATVKGGGVTGQAGALRHGIARALVAADEEYRVAMRKAGLLTRDARMVERKKYGQPGARKRFQFSKR; encoded by the coding sequence TTGTCTGAGAGATTCTATGCGACCGGCCGCCGCAAGACCTCCGTCGCCCGTGTCTGGGTGACGCCCGGCGGCAACGGCAAGATCACGGTGAACAGCAAGCCGGCGGAGGAGTACTTCGACGCGACGCGCATCCAGGCCATCAACGAGCCCCTCGACGCCCTCGCGGAGGACCTGGCCTTCGACATCTGGGCCACCGTCAAGGGGGGGGGCGTCACGGGACAGGCCGGCGCCCTGCGCCACGGCATCGCGCGCGCCCTGGTCGCCGCCGACGAGGAGTACCGCGTCGCGATGCGCAAGGCCGGACTCCTCACGCGCGACGCCCGCATGGTGGAACGCAAGAAGTACGGTCAGCCCGGCGCCCGCAAGCGTTTCCAGTTCTCGAAGCGCTAG
- the rplM gene encoding 50S ribosomal protein L13, whose protein sequence is MKTYSMKKAEIAKEWLVIDAAGVSLGRLATQIAILLRGKHKPTFTPHLDMGDSVIIINAEKVQLTGQKADQKSYHRFSGFVGGLKDIPIKKMMEKHPDFVVTNAVRGMLPKNRLARQQLKHLRVYQGAEHPHEAQQPRVYELPEVS, encoded by the coding sequence TTGAAGACCTACAGCATGAAGAAGGCGGAGATCGCCAAGGAGTGGCTCGTGATCGATGCCGCGGGCGTTTCCCTCGGCCGTCTGGCCACGCAGATCGCGATCCTGCTGCGCGGCAAGCACAAGCCCACGTTCACGCCGCACCTGGATATGGGCGACAGCGTGATCATCATCAACGCCGAGAAGGTCCAGCTGACAGGACAGAAAGCGGATCAGAAGTCCTATCATCGTTTCAGCGGCTTCGTCGGCGGTCTCAAGGATATCCCGATCAAGAAGATGATGGAAAAGCACCCCGACTTCGTGGTGACCAACGCGGTGCGCGGCATGCTGCCCAAGAACCGACTGGCGCGCCAGCAGCTCAAGCACCTGCGCGTCTATCAAGGAGCCGAGCACCCGCACGAGGCGCAGCAGCCGCGTGTCTACGAATTGCCCGAGGTGTCCTGA
- the mtnA gene encoding S-methyl-5-thioribose-1-phosphate isomerase yields the protein MSGEDPGPPFPFPTVVWRGGAVVLIDQTRLPAQLAEYVCGDVSTLCGAVAGLVVRGAPAIGIAAAWGAALSWDLSRKGGGDTAAALANLARDRDRLAATRPTAVNLFWALDRQSALAHNLAAGGADVATIGEALQREARSIRDEDVALCRRMGEAGAALLPAEACVLTHCNAGGLATGGYGTALGVVYAAVEAGKHVRVFADETRPLLQGARLTAWELQVRGIPVTLLCEGAAGGLLRSGRIDAVIVGADRIARNGDVANKVGTYPLAVMARAHGVPFYVAAPYSTYDHGTPDGEGIVVEMRDGAEITSCGSERTAPEGVEAWNPAFDVTPAALVTALITEHGVLTPPCEASLSVLRVDSAT from the coding sequence ATGAGCGGCGAAGACCCGGGACCGCCCTTTCCCTTCCCGACGGTCGTCTGGCGCGGCGGAGCGGTCGTGCTCATCGATCAGACCCGTCTGCCCGCGCAACTGGCGGAATACGTCTGCGGCGACGTGTCGACGCTCTGCGGCGCCGTGGCCGGGCTGGTCGTGCGCGGCGCGCCGGCCATCGGCATCGCGGCGGCCTGGGGCGCGGCCCTGTCGTGGGACCTGTCCCGCAAGGGGGGGGGCGATACGGCCGCGGCGCTAGCGAACCTGGCACGAGACCGCGACCGTCTCGCGGCGACGCGTCCCACCGCCGTGAATCTCTTCTGGGCCCTGGACAGGCAGTCCGCCCTGGCGCACAACCTCGCCGCCGGCGGAGCGGACGTGGCGACGATCGGCGAGGCGCTGCAGCGCGAGGCACGGTCGATCCGCGACGAGGACGTGGCGTTGTGCCGCAGGATGGGAGAGGCCGGGGCGGCACTCCTGCCCGCCGAGGCGTGCGTGCTCACGCATTGCAACGCCGGGGGTCTCGCCACCGGAGGTTACGGCACCGCCCTCGGCGTCGTGTACGCCGCCGTAGAGGCCGGCAAGCATGTGCGCGTGTTCGCGGACGAGACGCGCCCCCTGCTCCAGGGCGCGCGCCTGACCGCCTGGGAACTGCAGGTCCGGGGCATTCCCGTGACGCTGCTCTGCGAGGGCGCCGCTGGCGGGCTGCTGCGGTCCGGACGGATCGATGCCGTCATCGTCGGCGCCGACCGCATCGCCCGCAACGGCGACGTGGCCAACAAGGTCGGCACCTATCCCCTGGCGGTCATGGCCCGCGCGCACGGCGTGCCGTTCTACGTGGCCGCGCCCTATTCCACCTACGACCACGGCACGCCGGACGGCGAGGGCATCGTCGTGGAAATGCGCGACGGCGCGGAAATAACCTCCTGCGGGTCGGAGCGCACGGCGCCCGAAGGCGTGGAGGCGTGGAATCCGGCCTTCGACGTCACCCCGGCCGCTCTGGTGACCGCGCTGATCACCGAGCACGGGGTCTTGACGCCTCCCTGCGAGGCGTCGCTATCCGTCCTGAGGGTCGACTCGGCAACTTGA
- the maf gene encoding septum formation protein Maf produces MVLASASPRRAELLRIAGIPCEVRVAGGAEAGIAERVGSEDPERYAIALALAKAEAVAVAHPGRLVLGADTIVVLDGNVLEKPISPDDAARMLGLLQGRRHTVITALALLGGAGGPQTCAESTAVEFLPLQPETIRRYVATGEPMDKAGAYGIQGYGAMMVRRIEGCYFNVMGLPLARLGDALRAAAGTTAVQEDG; encoded by the coding sequence CTGGTGCTGGCTTCGGCATCACCGCGTCGCGCCGAGCTGCTGCGGATCGCCGGCATCCCCTGCGAAGTGCGCGTCGCCGGCGGCGCCGAGGCCGGGATCGCCGAACGCGTCGGGAGCGAAGATCCGGAGCGTTACGCCATCGCCCTGGCCCTGGCCAAGGCCGAGGCCGTGGCCGTCGCGCACCCCGGACGGCTCGTGCTCGGCGCGGATACCATCGTCGTGCTCGACGGGAACGTGCTGGAGAAACCCATCTCCCCGGACGACGCCGCGCGCATGCTGGGGCTGCTGCAGGGAAGGCGTCATACCGTCATCACGGCCCTGGCGCTGCTCGGCGGTGCCGGCGGACCCCAGACCTGCGCCGAGAGCACCGCGGTGGAATTCCTGCCCCTGCAGCCGGAAACGATCCGACGCTACGTGGCGACCGGCGAGCCCATGGACAAGGCAGGGGCCTACGGCATCCAGGGCTACGGCGCCATGATGGTGCGGCGCATCGAAGGCTGCTACTTCAACGTGATGGGCCTGCCCCTGGCCCGTCTGGGCGACGCCCTGCGGGCCGCCGCGGGCACCACGGCCGTTCAGGAGGACGGATGA
- the dtd gene encoding D-tyrosyl-tRNA(Tyr) deacylase, giving the protein MKCVVQRVASAEVRVDGEVTGRIGRGLLVLAAFAAGDGEAELAWMARKLVNLRLFNDAQGRINLSLAEVGGGILLVPQFTLYGDCRKGNRPSFIGSAPPEVAAELYARFGGILRACWPDVAEGRFGARMEVSLVNTGPVTLIVDRDAEPVPS; this is encoded by the coding sequence GTGAAATGCGTGGTGCAGAGGGTCGCCAGCGCCGAGGTGAGGGTAGACGGCGAAGTGACGGGCCGTATCGGCCGCGGCCTGCTTGTCCTGGCCGCCTTCGCAGCCGGCGACGGCGAAGCCGAACTCGCCTGGATGGCGCGCAAGCTCGTCAACCTGCGCCTGTTCAACGACGCGCAGGGGCGGATAAACCTGTCTCTGGCAGAAGTCGGCGGGGGGATACTGCTCGTCCCCCAGTTCACGCTCTACGGCGATTGCCGCAAGGGCAACCGGCCCAGCTTCATCGGTTCGGCGCCGCCCGAGGTCGCGGCCGAACTCTATGCGCGTTTCGGCGGGATCCTGCGGGCGTGCTGGCCCGATGTGGCCGAAGGCCGGTTCGGCGCCCGCATGGAAGTCTCCCTGGTCAACACGGGCCCGGTCACGCTGATCGTGGACCGCGACGCCGAACCCGTCCCATCGTGA
- a CDS encoding bifunctional (p)ppGpp synthetase/guanosine-3',5'-bis(diphosphate) 3'-pyrophosphohydrolase encodes MSEGISHRVGEVDLDAMMRAVVRKVGVYNPHGDRDRLWQAFRFGNEAHAGQLRKSGEPYFTHALTVAGILADLRLDVDTLVAGLLHDVVEDTGVTLDELRERFGEEVVHMVDGVTKISDIRSHSPDTRQAENYRKLVFSIAQDPRTVLIKLADRLHNMRTVEFLSPDRQQGMSRETLDVYAPLAHRFGLAKVKWELEDRAFKVLDPSAYFEVERGVKQSRTVRERVIEQIGRPLVDALSEAGIKTEISGRPKHFYSIYNKMKSQNVPLERVYDLYALRILVETKVDCYHALGIVHSMFTPLQDRIKDYIANPKANMYQSLHTTVQVTGGKFLEIQIRTHEMHERSEIGIAAHWRYKEGGANESIDFSRMVNWLRQMMEWEEDVADPREFMENMKIDLFQDEVFVFSPRGDLFQLPKGATPLDFAFEVHSEVGLHCAGAKVNGRIVSLATPLQSRDSVEILTSRNSHPSTSWLEIVKTAKARHHVRRWIRSTQFLDSVKLGREILVREIRKRKLDVDIDRDLEELGQQLGYSELDKLLAAVGAGDLTHAKILNRLDPSEKKSPQKLVDMGKDIYATFMRRRVSGVRIQGLDNLMVRYARCCEPIPGDEIVGVVTRGRGVSVHRMGCSNLQDADQERLIEVTWDVDADQIFMVKLTITGLDRKGLLADLSEAIHKVGVNIRSGDFQTDAELARATLLIEVRNLNNLDKVLKAVRRVPNVQQVERYQVD; translated from the coding sequence ATGAGCGAAGGAATCTCACACCGCGTCGGCGAGGTCGATCTCGACGCCATGATGCGCGCCGTGGTGCGCAAGGTGGGCGTGTACAATCCGCATGGGGACCGCGACCGTCTCTGGCAGGCTTTCCGGTTCGGCAACGAGGCCCACGCCGGTCAACTGCGCAAGAGCGGCGAGCCCTACTTCACCCACGCCCTGACCGTGGCCGGCATTCTCGCGGACCTGCGTCTGGACGTGGACACCCTCGTCGCCGGCCTTTTGCACGACGTGGTCGAGGACACCGGGGTCACCCTGGATGAGCTGCGCGAGAGATTCGGTGAAGAGGTCGTGCATATGGTCGACGGCGTCACCAAGATCAGCGACATCCGCTCCCACAGTCCCGATACCCGCCAGGCGGAGAACTACCGCAAGCTGGTGTTCTCGATCGCGCAGGATCCGCGCACCGTGCTCATCAAGCTCGCCGATCGCCTGCACAACATGCGGACCGTGGAGTTCCTGTCCCCCGATCGCCAGCAGGGGATGTCGCGCGAGACGCTGGATGTCTACGCGCCGCTGGCCCACCGCTTCGGCCTGGCCAAGGTCAAGTGGGAACTCGAGGACCGGGCCTTCAAGGTACTAGATCCCAGCGCCTACTTCGAGGTCGAACGGGGCGTCAAGCAGAGCCGCACCGTGCGCGAGAGGGTCATCGAGCAGATCGGGCGCCCGCTGGTGGACGCCCTGTCGGAAGCCGGCATCAAGACCGAGATATCAGGGCGTCCCAAGCACTTCTACTCCATCTACAACAAGATGAAGTCCCAGAACGTGCCCCTGGAGCGCGTCTACGACCTCTACGCCCTGCGCATCCTGGTCGAGACCAAGGTGGACTGTTATCACGCCCTTGGCATCGTGCACAGCATGTTCACGCCCCTGCAGGACCGGATCAAGGACTACATCGCCAACCCCAAGGCCAACATGTACCAGTCGCTGCACACCACGGTGCAGGTGACCGGCGGCAAGTTCCTCGAGATCCAGATCCGCACCCACGAGATGCACGAGCGCAGCGAGATCGGCATCGCCGCCCACTGGCGCTACAAGGAGGGCGGCGCCAACGAGTCGATCGATTTCTCCCGCATGGTCAACTGGCTCCGGCAGATGATGGAGTGGGAGGAGGACGTGGCCGACCCGCGCGAGTTCATGGAGAACATGAAGATCGACCTCTTCCAGGACGAGGTCTTCGTGTTCAGCCCGCGCGGCGATCTCTTCCAGCTGCCCAAGGGCGCCACGCCGCTCGATTTCGCCTTCGAGGTCCATTCGGAGGTGGGCCTGCACTGCGCGGGCGCCAAGGTCAACGGCAGGATCGTCAGCTTGGCCACGCCGCTGCAGAGCCGCGACAGCGTGGAGATCCTGACCAGCAGGAATTCACACCCCAGCACGTCATGGCTGGAGATCGTCAAGACCGCCAAGGCGCGGCATCACGTGCGGCGTTGGATCAGATCCACCCAGTTCCTGGACAGCGTGAAGCTGGGACGCGAGATCCTGGTGCGCGAGATACGCAAGCGCAAGCTCGATGTCGACATCGACCGCGACCTCGAGGAACTCGGGCAACAGCTGGGCTATTCCGAACTGGACAAGCTGCTGGCGGCCGTCGGCGCCGGGGACCTCACGCACGCGAAGATCCTCAACCGGCTCGATCCCAGCGAGAAGAAGTCGCCCCAGAAGCTCGTGGACATGGGCAAGGATATCTACGCCACCTTCATGCGACGCCGGGTGTCGGGCGTGCGCATCCAGGGGCTGGACAATCTCATGGTGCGGTATGCGCGCTGCTGCGAACCGATTCCCGGCGACGAGATCGTCGGCGTGGTGACGCGCGGCCGGGGCGTGTCCGTGCACCGCATGGGCTGCTCGAATCTCCAGGATGCGGACCAGGAGCGCCTGATCGAGGTCACCTGGGATGTAGATGCCGATCAGATCTTCATGGTCAAGCTCACCATCACGGGTCTAGACCGCAAGGGCCTGCTGGCGGATCTCAGCGAGGCCATCCACAAGGTGGGCGTGAACATCCGCAGCGGCGACTTCCAGACCGACGCGGAACTGGCCCGCGCCACCCTGCTCATCGAGGTGCGCAACCTGAACAACCTGGACAAGGTGCTCAAGGCCGTACGCCGCGTACCCAACGTACAGCAGGTCGAAAGGTACCAGGTGGACTGA